Proteins from a genomic interval of Neovison vison isolate M4711 chromosome 4, ASM_NN_V1, whole genome shotgun sequence:
- the KCNH2 gene encoding potassium voltage-gated channel subfamily H member 2 isoform X2 yields the protein MAAPAGKASRTGALQPRAQKGRVRRAVRISSLVAQEVLSLGADVLPEYKLQAPRIHRWTILHYSPFKAVWDWLILLLVIYTAVFTPYSAAFLLKETEEGPQAPDCGYACQPLAVVDFIVDIMFIVDILINFRTTYVNANEEVVSHPGRIAVHYFKGWFLIDMVAAIPFDLLIFGSGSEELIGLLKTARLLRLVRVARKLDRYSEYGAAVLFLLMCTFALIAHWLACIWYAIGNMEQPHMDSRIGWLHNLGDQIGKPYNSSGLGGPSIKDKYVTALYFTFSSLTSVGFGNVSPNTNSEKIFSICVMLIGSLMYASIFGNVSAIIQRLYSGTARYHTQMLRVREFIRFHQIPNPLRQRLEEYFQHAWSYTNGIDMNAVLKGFPECLQADICLHLNRSLLQHCKPFRGATKGCLRALAMKFKTTHAPPGDTLVHAGDLLTALYFISRGSIEILRGDVVVAILGKNDIFGEPLNLYARPGKSNGDVRALTYCDLHKIHRDDLLEVLDMYPEFSDHFWSSLEITFNLRDTNMIPGSPGSGELEGGFNRQRKRKLSFRRRTDKDPEQPGEVSALGPGRAGAGPSSRVRPGGPWGESPSSGPSSPESSEDEGPGRSSSPLRLVPFSSPRPPGEPPGGEPLTEDGEKNSDTCNPLSGAFSGVSNIFSFWGDSRGRQYQELPRCPAPTPSLLNIPLSSPCRRSRGDVESRLDALQRQLHRLETRLSADMATVLQLLQRQMTLVPPAYSAVTTPGPGPTSASSLLPVSPVPTLTLDSLSQVSQFMAFEELPPGAPELPQDGPPRRLSLPGQLGALTSQPLHRHGSDPGS from the exons ATGGCGGCCCCAGCAGGGAAGGCGAGCAGGACAGGGGCTCTGCAGCCCAGGGCCCAGAAGGGCCGGGTGAGGCGGGCCGTGCGCATCTCCAGCCTGGTGGCCCAGGAG GTCCTGTCCCTGGGCGCCGACGTGCTGCCCGAGTACAAGCTGCAGGCGCCGCGGATCCACCGCTGGACCATCCTGCACTACAGCCCCTTCAAGGCCGTGTGGGACTGGCTCATCCTGCTGCTGGTCATCTACACGGCCGTCTTCACACCCTACTCGGCTGCCTTCCTGCTGAAGGAGACGGAGGAGGGCCCCCAGGCCCCCGACTGTGGCTATGCCTGCCAGCCCCTGGCCGTGGTGGACTTCATCGTGGACATCATGTTCATCGTGGACATCCTCATCAACTTCCGCACCACCTACGTCAATGCCAACGAGGAGGTGGTCAGCCACCCCGGACGCATCGCCGTCCACTACTTCAAGGGCTGGTTCCTCATCGACATGGTGGCCGCCATCCCCTTTGACCTGCTTATCTTTGGCTCCGGCTCTGAGGAG ctGATCGGGCTGCTGAAGACGGCGCGGCTGCTGCGGCTGGTGCGCGTGGCGAGGAAGCTGGACCGCTACTCGGAGTACGGGGCGGCTGTGCTCTTCCTGCTGATGTGCACGTTCGCGCTCATCGCGCACTGGCTGGCCTGCATCTGGTACGCCATCGGCAACATGGAGCAGCCCCACATGGACTCCCGCATCGGCTGGCTGCACAACTTGGGGGACCAGATCGGCAAACCCTACAACAGCAGTGGCCTGGGTGGCCCGTCCATCAAGGACAAGTACGTCACGGCCCTCTACTTCACCTTCAGCAGCCTCACCAGCGTGGGCTTCGGCAACGTGTCCCCCAACACCAACTCCGAGAAGATCTTCTCTATCTGTGTCATGCTCATTGGCT ccctcaTGTACGCCAGCATCTTTGGCAACGTGTCCGCCATCATCCAGAGGCTGTACTCGGGCACCGCCCGCTACCACACGCAGATGCTCCGCGTGCGGGAGTTCATCCGCTTCCACCAGATCCCCAACCCCCTGCGCCAGCGGCTGGAGGAGTATTTCCAGCACGCCTGGTCCTATACCAACGGCATCGATATGAACGCG GTGCTGAAAGGCTTCCCTGAGTGCCTGCaggcggacatctgtctgcatctGAACCGCTCGCTGCTCCAGCACTGCAAACCTTTCCGAGGGGCCACCAAGGGCTGCCTGAGGGCCCTGGCCATGAAGTTCAAGACGACACATGCACCGCCGGGGGACACGCTGGTGCACGCCGGGGACCTGCTCACCGCCCTCTACTTCATCTCCCGGGGCTCCATTGAGATCCTCCGGGGGGACGTCGTCGTGGCCATCCTGG GGAAGAATGACATCTTTGGAGAGCCTTTAAACCTGTACGCTCGGCCTGGCAAGTCCAATGGTGATGTGCGGGCCCTCACCTACTGTGACCTGCACAAGATCCACCGGGATGACCTGCTGGAGGTGCTAGACATGTACCCTGAGTTCTCTGACCACTTCTGGTCCAGCCTGGAGATCACCTTCAACCTGCGGGAT ACCAACATGATCCCCGGGTCTCCTGGCAGCGGGGAGCTGGAGGGCGGCTTCAACAGACAGCGCAAGCGCAAGCTGTCCTTCCGCAGGCGCACCGACAAGG ACCCGGAACAGCCAGGGGAGGTGTCCGCCTtggggccgggccgggcgggggcAGGGCCGAGTAGCCGGGTCCGGCCAGGGGGGCCGTGGGGGGAGAGCCCATCCAGTGGCCCCTCCAGCCCTGAGAGCAGTGAGGATGAGGGCCCAGGCCGCAGCTCCAGCCCCCTCCGCCTGGTGCCCTtctccagccccaggcccccCGGAGAGCCGCCGGGTGGGGAGCCCCTGACGGAGGACGGTGAGAAGAACAGTGACACTTGTAACCCGCTGTCAG GGGCCTTCTCAGGAGTGTCCAACATCTTCAGCTTCTGGGGGGACAGCCGGGGCCGCCAGTACCAGGAACTGCCTCGCTGCCCTGCCCCGACCCCCAGCCTCCTGAACATCCCCCTCTCCAGCCCCTGCCGGAGGTCCCGGGGCGACGTGGAGAGCAGGCTGGATGCCCTTCAGAGGCAGCTCCACAG gctggagaccaggcTGAGCGCAGACATGGCCACTGTCCTGCAGCTGTTACAGAGACAGATGACTCTGGTCCCACCTGCCTACAGTGCTGTGACCACCCCCGGGCCCGGTCCCACCTCCGCCTCCTCCCTGCTGCCTGTGAGCCCCGTCCCTACCCTCACCCTGGACTCGCTTTCTCAG GTTTCCCAGTTCATGGCGTTCGAGGAGCTCCCCCCGGGGGCCCCAGAGCTCCCCCAAGATGGTCCCCCTCGACGCCTCTCCCTGCCGGGCCAGCTGGGGGCCCTCACCTCCCAGCCCCTGCACAGACATGGCTCAGACCCGGGCAGTTAG
- the KCNH2 gene encoding potassium voltage-gated channel subfamily H member 2 isoform X1 codes for MPVRRGHVAPQNTFLDTIIRKFEGQSRKFIIANARVENCAVIYCNDGFCELCGYSRAEVMQRPCTCDFLHGPRTQRRAAAQIAQALLGAEERKVEIAFYRKDGSCFLCLVDVVPVKNEDGAVIMFILNFEVVMEKDMVGSPVRDTNHRGPPSSWLAPGRAKTFRLKLPALLALTARDSSARQGGAGSTGAPGAVVVDVDLTPAAAPSRESLALDEVPAMDNHVAGLGPAEERRALVGSGSPPAGAPEPHPSPRAHSLNPDASGSSCSLPRTRSRESCASVRRASSADDIEAMRAGLPPPPRHASTGAMHPLRGGLLNSTSDSDLVRYRAISKIPQITLNFVDLKGDPFLASPTSDREIIAPKIKERTHNVTEKVTQVLSLGADVLPEYKLQAPRIHRWTILHYSPFKAVWDWLILLLVIYTAVFTPYSAAFLLKETEEGPQAPDCGYACQPLAVVDFIVDIMFIVDILINFRTTYVNANEEVVSHPGRIAVHYFKGWFLIDMVAAIPFDLLIFGSGSEELIGLLKTARLLRLVRVARKLDRYSEYGAAVLFLLMCTFALIAHWLACIWYAIGNMEQPHMDSRIGWLHNLGDQIGKPYNSSGLGGPSIKDKYVTALYFTFSSLTSVGFGNVSPNTNSEKIFSICVMLIGSLMYASIFGNVSAIIQRLYSGTARYHTQMLRVREFIRFHQIPNPLRQRLEEYFQHAWSYTNGIDMNAVLKGFPECLQADICLHLNRSLLQHCKPFRGATKGCLRALAMKFKTTHAPPGDTLVHAGDLLTALYFISRGSIEILRGDVVVAILGKNDIFGEPLNLYARPGKSNGDVRALTYCDLHKIHRDDLLEVLDMYPEFSDHFWSSLEITFNLRDTNMIPGSPGSGELEGGFNRQRKRKLSFRRRTDKDPEQPGEVSALGPGRAGAGPSSRVRPGGPWGESPSSGPSSPESSEDEGPGRSSSPLRLVPFSSPRPPGEPPGGEPLTEDGEKNSDTCNPLSGAFSGVSNIFSFWGDSRGRQYQELPRCPAPTPSLLNIPLSSPCRRSRGDVESRLDALQRQLHRLETRLSADMATVLQLLQRQMTLVPPAYSAVTTPGPGPTSASSLLPVSPVPTLTLDSLSQVSQFMAFEELPPGAPELPQDGPPRRLSLPGQLGALTSQPLHRHGSDPGS; via the exons ggagctgcttcctgtGCCTGGTGGACGTGGTGCCCGTGAAGAATGAAGATGGCGCCGTCATCATGTTCATCCTCAACTTCGAGGTGGTGATGGAAAAGGACATGGTGGGTTCCCCGGTCCGAGACACCAATCACCGTGGCCCCCCCAGCAGCTGGCTGGCCCCAG GTCGAGCCAAGACCTTCCGCCTGAAGCTGCCTGCGCTGCTGGCCTTGACCGCTCGGGACTCCTCCGCGCGGCAGGGCGGGGCGGGCAGTACGGGCGCCCCGGGGGCTGTGGTGGTGGACGTGGACTTGACACCGGCGGCGGCGCCTAGCCGCGAGTCGCTGGCCCTGGACGAGGTGCCGGCCATGGACAACCACGTGGCGGGGCTGGGGCCGGCGGAGGAGCGGCGTGCGCTGGTAGGCTCCGGCTCCCCGCCGGCCGGTGCGCCCGAGCCGCACCCGTCTCCCCGGGCTCACAGCCTCAACCCCGACGCGTCGGGCTCCAGCTGCAGCCTGCCCCGGACGCGCTCCCGGGAGAGCTGCGCCAGCGTGCGCCGCGCCTCGTCGGCCGATGACATCGAAGCCATGCGCGCAGGGCTGCCCCCGCCACCGCGCCATGCCAGCACCG GGGCCATGCACCCCCTGCGCGGAGGCCTGCTTAACTCCACGTCTGATTCCGACCTCGTGCGCTACCGCGCCATTAGCAAGATTCCCCAAATCACCCTCAACTTTGTGGACCTCAAGGGGGACCCTTTCCTGGCTTCGCCCACCAGTGACCGGGAGATCATAGCCCCCAAGATAAAGGAGCGGACCCACAACGTCACTGAGAAGGTCACGCAG GTCCTGTCCCTGGGCGCCGACGTGCTGCCCGAGTACAAGCTGCAGGCGCCGCGGATCCACCGCTGGACCATCCTGCACTACAGCCCCTTCAAGGCCGTGTGGGACTGGCTCATCCTGCTGCTGGTCATCTACACGGCCGTCTTCACACCCTACTCGGCTGCCTTCCTGCTGAAGGAGACGGAGGAGGGCCCCCAGGCCCCCGACTGTGGCTATGCCTGCCAGCCCCTGGCCGTGGTGGACTTCATCGTGGACATCATGTTCATCGTGGACATCCTCATCAACTTCCGCACCACCTACGTCAATGCCAACGAGGAGGTGGTCAGCCACCCCGGACGCATCGCCGTCCACTACTTCAAGGGCTGGTTCCTCATCGACATGGTGGCCGCCATCCCCTTTGACCTGCTTATCTTTGGCTCCGGCTCTGAGGAG ctGATCGGGCTGCTGAAGACGGCGCGGCTGCTGCGGCTGGTGCGCGTGGCGAGGAAGCTGGACCGCTACTCGGAGTACGGGGCGGCTGTGCTCTTCCTGCTGATGTGCACGTTCGCGCTCATCGCGCACTGGCTGGCCTGCATCTGGTACGCCATCGGCAACATGGAGCAGCCCCACATGGACTCCCGCATCGGCTGGCTGCACAACTTGGGGGACCAGATCGGCAAACCCTACAACAGCAGTGGCCTGGGTGGCCCGTCCATCAAGGACAAGTACGTCACGGCCCTCTACTTCACCTTCAGCAGCCTCACCAGCGTGGGCTTCGGCAACGTGTCCCCCAACACCAACTCCGAGAAGATCTTCTCTATCTGTGTCATGCTCATTGGCT ccctcaTGTACGCCAGCATCTTTGGCAACGTGTCCGCCATCATCCAGAGGCTGTACTCGGGCACCGCCCGCTACCACACGCAGATGCTCCGCGTGCGGGAGTTCATCCGCTTCCACCAGATCCCCAACCCCCTGCGCCAGCGGCTGGAGGAGTATTTCCAGCACGCCTGGTCCTATACCAACGGCATCGATATGAACGCG GTGCTGAAAGGCTTCCCTGAGTGCCTGCaggcggacatctgtctgcatctGAACCGCTCGCTGCTCCAGCACTGCAAACCTTTCCGAGGGGCCACCAAGGGCTGCCTGAGGGCCCTGGCCATGAAGTTCAAGACGACACATGCACCGCCGGGGGACACGCTGGTGCACGCCGGGGACCTGCTCACCGCCCTCTACTTCATCTCCCGGGGCTCCATTGAGATCCTCCGGGGGGACGTCGTCGTGGCCATCCTGG GGAAGAATGACATCTTTGGAGAGCCTTTAAACCTGTACGCTCGGCCTGGCAAGTCCAATGGTGATGTGCGGGCCCTCACCTACTGTGACCTGCACAAGATCCACCGGGATGACCTGCTGGAGGTGCTAGACATGTACCCTGAGTTCTCTGACCACTTCTGGTCCAGCCTGGAGATCACCTTCAACCTGCGGGAT ACCAACATGATCCCCGGGTCTCCTGGCAGCGGGGAGCTGGAGGGCGGCTTCAACAGACAGCGCAAGCGCAAGCTGTCCTTCCGCAGGCGCACCGACAAGG ACCCGGAACAGCCAGGGGAGGTGTCCGCCTtggggccgggccgggcgggggcAGGGCCGAGTAGCCGGGTCCGGCCAGGGGGGCCGTGGGGGGAGAGCCCATCCAGTGGCCCCTCCAGCCCTGAGAGCAGTGAGGATGAGGGCCCAGGCCGCAGCTCCAGCCCCCTCCGCCTGGTGCCCTtctccagccccaggcccccCGGAGAGCCGCCGGGTGGGGAGCCCCTGACGGAGGACGGTGAGAAGAACAGTGACACTTGTAACCCGCTGTCAG GGGCCTTCTCAGGAGTGTCCAACATCTTCAGCTTCTGGGGGGACAGCCGGGGCCGCCAGTACCAGGAACTGCCTCGCTGCCCTGCCCCGACCCCCAGCCTCCTGAACATCCCCCTCTCCAGCCCCTGCCGGAGGTCCCGGGGCGACGTGGAGAGCAGGCTGGATGCCCTTCAGAGGCAGCTCCACAG gctggagaccaggcTGAGCGCAGACATGGCCACTGTCCTGCAGCTGTTACAGAGACAGATGACTCTGGTCCCACCTGCCTACAGTGCTGTGACCACCCCCGGGCCCGGTCCCACCTCCGCCTCCTCCCTGCTGCCTGTGAGCCCCGTCCCTACCCTCACCCTGGACTCGCTTTCTCAG GTTTCCCAGTTCATGGCGTTCGAGGAGCTCCCCCCGGGGGCCCCAGAGCTCCCCCAAGATGGTCCCCCTCGACGCCTCTCCCTGCCGGGCCAGCTGGGGGCCCTCACCTCCCAGCCCCTGCACAGACATGGCTCAGACCCGGGCAGTTAG